A region of the Actinomycetota bacterium genome:
GACCGGATAGAACGAGCCTTCCTCGCGGGGAAGGTGCCACGTGAGCAGGACCTTCGGCTCGCCTTCCTTGATCAGTTCGATTCGGTTGTTGAGCATCTGATGCCTCCATCGAGCATGTGGCTCCCCGCAGTATCGCACCATCGGACGCGGCAGGTGGATGGGGCGGCCGCGGGGAAGATACCCGATGTGCGTGTGCACAGAGGAGGGAGCGCACCTCATGGGCGATGCCACGATGCAAGCGCCGGCGGTGGCGAAGCCGCAGGGCGAGGCGCTGAGGTGGGTCTCGGTGGGTCTGACCGTTGCCGCGGTCGTCGTGACGGCATTCATGGTCAGCGGCATCTGGCCGGAAGGGTGGCTGCTCGACGTGTCCGAGGCCTCGTCGAGCCTGCTCGTGCCGATCGCGCTCATCGTCAACGTCGTGAGCGTCGCCCGCCGCCACAGAACCGCGCTCGACATCGGCTCGCTCGTGGTCTCGGGCCTGCTGATGGCGGGGATGGTCGTCGACGCGGCCATCTATACCCTCACGCCGCCCGGGTGATGGGGCCGGGACTGGCCGATGGGTGGCGCCATGACGGAGGACTGTGCCACGGTTGACGATGCCACGCGCCCGCGATTCTTCGGGCTCCCGAGGACGGCGCTCGGGTGGGCCGCGCCGGCGCTGATGGTCGCGTGCTTCGCCGCGGCGATCTTCGGCGAGCGCCTGGGGCTGGACGCACGCCCGCTGAACCTCGCGCTGCTGCTCGCCTCGATGGCGGCCGGAGTCGCCGCGGTCGTGGCGAGGCGCGAGCGGTCGTGGCTCGTCTGGCTGCCCGTCGCGTTCGTCGCGGCAACGCTGTTCGGAGAGGTCCTGCAGGGGATCGGCGCGCTGCTCGGATCCGGCGCGTAGCCGCCCGTGCGGTCGATGTGAGGGGGGACGTCATGTCGCGCTTCGTGTCCGAGGGATGTCCGCGCGGCTCGGGGGTCGCTGTCGCGATGCTCGCGGTCGCGGGCTGCTCGTTCGCGGCACTGGACTGACCGAACGGACGTGCGCGCCCCCGGGCGGCTCGCGGTATCCTTGAGCGGTACGCGGGCGAAGCGGGGAGGCGGCGGATGGCGCAGGTCACGGTGCGCGCGCTCTACGAGGAGGGCCTGCTCGTCGGCGGCGAGGAGATGCTCGACCAGGTCGGCGGGGCGAAGGCCGCGTGGGTCGACGTCTTCGAGCCGGACGAGGCCTCGATGGAGAGCGTCGCGCGCGAGTTCCGGCTGCACCCGCTCGCCGTCGAGGATTGCCTCCACTACCCGCAGCGGCCCAAGCTCGAGTCGTACGGCGACTCGGTCTTCCTCATCTGGATCGTGCCCGAGGGCCGCATAGGCGACGGCCTCGACATGAACGAGCTCGACGCCTTCCTCGGGCAGCGCTGGCTCGTCACGGTCCACCGCGAGCCGGTCGACGCTGCCGACCGTGTGGCCTCCGAGGCCGAGGCCCACCTCTCGCGCGGCGTGGACTGGGTGCTCCATGCGTTGCTCGACCTGACGGTCGACAAGGTCTTCCCGATCCTGGACGAGGTCTCCGACCGGCTCGAGGCCCTCGAGGACCGCATGCTGGAGCGCGCCGAACGGACCGACCTCGGGGACCTGCTCGAGGCCAAGCGCATGCTCGTGCGCATCCACAAGGCGATCGTCCCCGAACGCGACATCCTGCGGGAGCTGGTCCGCGAGGAGCAGCTGGTGTCGCAGGAGGCGTACCGCTACTTCCAGGACGTCGGCGACCACCTCGCCCGCGTCGAGGACGGGGTCGAGACGTACCGCGACGTGGCGAGCGGCGCGATGGACGTCTACCTGTCGGCCGTGAGCAACCGGATGAACGAGATCATGAAGCAGCTGACGGTGGTGGCGACCATCTTCATGCCGCTCACGCTCATCTCGGGTATCTACGGGATGAACGTCCTCGCCGGCATGTGGCCGCCGTCCGAGGCGGTCTGGTCGTTCCCGCTCATCATCGCCGGCATGCTCCTGATCGCGCTCGGCATGGGCCTGTACTTCCGGAGGAAGAACTGGTGGTAGACGAGCACGCCGAGGAGCACGGCAGACCCGCACCGGCGGCGGTGCCGCACGCCGATCACAGCCACGACGTGTACACCGTGGCCAACATCATCACGGTGCTGCGCCTGGTCCTCGTGCCGTTCGCGTTCGCCGTGCTGATCGAGGGTGTGAACGATCTCGTCGCGTTCATCCTGTACGCGTTCGCGGCGTCGACCGACTGGCTCGACGGGCAGATCGCCCGGCGCACCGGGACCGTGACCGCGATCGGCAAGGCGATCGACCCTCTCGTCGACCGGCTCCTGCTGGCCTCGGGTGTCATCGGGCTGTACGTCGTCGACCGCCTCCCTGCGTGGGTGATGGTCGTGCTCGTCATGCGCGACGCGTACCTGCTGTACGGCGCGTGGCGCCTCGAGCACCACCACTTGCGGCTGCCGGTCACGTTCGCGGGCAAGGCCACCACCGCGGTCCTGCTCGGCGGCTTCTCGCTGCTGATCCTCGGCTGGCCCGTCCTGACCGGAGCGGGGCTCATCGCCTCGCCGTGGTTCCCCGGGCTGGGCAGCGAGCCTGCGGGCGCGGGGATCTGGCTCGTGTACGCGGGGCTCGCGATGTCGCTCGGGACCGCGGCCCACTACACCGTCATCGCCCGTAGGGCCGTCAAGGCCGCGACGGGACCGGGGAGCGGCGCGCCGGCGCCGCAGGGGGGAGGTTCGCGATGAAGGCCGTCATCATGGCCGGCGGTGAGGGCAGCCGCCTGCGCCCGCTCACCAGCCTGCGGCCCAAGCCGATGGTCCCGATCTTCAACCAGCCGGTCATGGAACACATCGTCGGGCTGGTGAAGCACCACGGCATCAACGAGGTGGTCGCCACGCTCGCGTTCATGCCGCAGGTCATCGAGGACTACTTCGGGGACGGCGACGAGTGGGGGATGGGCATCTCCTACGCGCTCGAGGAGACGCCGCTCGGGACCGCCGGCTCGGTCAAGAACGCCGAGGACGCCCTGCGCGACGACACGTTCGTCGTCATCTCCGGCGACGCGCTCACCGACATCGACCTGTCCGAGGTCATCCGCTTCCACAAGGAGCGCGGCGGGCTCGTCACGCTGGCGCTCAAGAGCGTGCCCGACCCGCTCGAGTTCGGCGTCGTCATCACCGGCGAGGACGGCCGCATCGAGCGCTTCCTGGAGAAGCCGACCTGGGGGCAGGTGTTCTCGGACACCATCAACACCGGCATCTACGTGATCGAGCCCGACGTCCTCGACCTCATCCCGTCCAAGCAGGCGTTCGACTTCTCGAGCGAGCTCTTCCCGAAGATCATGGAGAAGGGCGGCGCGCTGTACGGGTGCGTCGTGGACGGCTACTGGTGCGACATCGGGTCGCTCGACAGCTACGTGCAGGCGCACCGCGACGTTCTCGACGGGCGCGCGATGGTGTACGTGCCCGGCGTGCACGCCAAGAACGACCTGTGGGTCGGGGAGGGCGCCGAGGTCGACCCTGACGCCCGCATCGGGTCCAAGGTCGTGATCGGGGCGAATGCGAAGGTGCGCGCCGGTGCACAGCTCGGCGACTACACCGTGCTCGGCGACAACGTGGTCGTCGGTCACGACGTGCGCATCGAGCACTCGATCGTGTGGGACGACACGTTCATCGGCGCGGGCTCGACGGTGCGCGGCTCGGTGCTCTGCCGCAAAGTGGACGTACGCCGCCGCGCCACCATCGAGCAGGGGACCGCCGTCGGTGACGAGGCGTACCTCGGGCACGACTGCGTCATCGGCAACGACGTGCAGATCTACCCGTACAAGCGGATCGAACCGGCGGCCGCGGTCCGCGAGTCGATCATCTGGGAGAGCCGAGCGTCGCGGTCGCTGTTCGGCGCCGCGGGCGTCTCGGGGCTCATCGGCGTCGATGTGACGCCGGAGCTCGCTCTCAAGGTCGCGCAGGCGTACGGCACGACGCTGCCGGCCGGGTCTCACGTGGTGGTGTCCCGCGACAACTCCCGCGCCGCGCGCATGCTCAAGCGCGCGGTCGTCGCCGGACTCAACTCCACGGGAATCCACTGCCGGGACCTGCGCGTCGCGTCGCCGGCGGTCGCGCGCTTCACCACGCGCGACACGCGCTGCGTCGGCGGCGTGCACGTGTGCGCTTCGACCCACGACATCCAGGGCGTCGAGATCCAGTTCTTCGACAAGCATGGGATGGATCTCGCGCCCGCCGCCGAGAAGAAGGTCGAGCGGCTCTACTTCCGAGGCGAGTTCCGCCGTGCGTTCCTCGACGAGGTCGGCGAGATCATCTACCCGCCGCGCGCGCTCGAGTACTACGGCACCGGGCTGCGCGACGCGCTGCACGAGCGCGGCTGCCGCGACCGCTGGATGCGCGTCGTCGCCGACATGGGCGGGGGCGTGACCTCGCTCATCCTCCCGCAGGTCGCGAGCGGCTGGCGGCTCAACCTCGTCGCGCTCAACCCGATCCCGGACGCCGAGCGCACCTTCGTGTCGGATCTCGAGCGCCGCGAGTCGATCGAGGCGATGCAGCGCGACGTGGACGTATTCTCCGCGGACATGGGCGTGATGTTCGACGCCGGCGGCGAGCGCGTCACGCTCATCACCCCGAAGGGCCGCGTGCTGGATGGCGACACGGCGCTCCACGCGCTCGTGGACCTGTGGTGCCGCACCGACGACCGCGGCCTGGGCGTCGCGGTCCCGGCGACCGCCTCGCTCGTCGTCGAGCGCATCGCCGAGGCCGCGGGCAGGCAGGTCGTGCGCACGGCGCGCTCGGTCCGCGCCCTGGCCGAGGCGGTGGCCGGCGACGGGGTCGGCTTCGCGGGCACGCGC
Encoded here:
- a CDS encoding mannose-1-phosphate guanyltransferase, whose protein sequence is MKAVIMAGGEGSRLRPLTSLRPKPMVPIFNQPVMEHIVGLVKHHGINEVVATLAFMPQVIEDYFGDGDEWGMGISYALEETPLGTAGSVKNAEDALRDDTFVVISGDALTDIDLSEVIRFHKERGGLVTLALKSVPDPLEFGVVITGEDGRIERFLEKPTWGQVFSDTINTGIYVIEPDVLDLIPSKQAFDFSSELFPKIMEKGGALYGCVVDGYWCDIGSLDSYVQAHRDVLDGRAMVYVPGVHAKNDLWVGEGAEVDPDARIGSKVVIGANAKVRAGAQLGDYTVLGDNVVVGHDVRIEHSIVWDDTFIGAGSTVRGSVLCRKVDVRRRATIEQGTAVGDEAYLGHDCVIGNDVQIYPYKRIEPAAAVRESIIWESRASRSLFGAAGVSGLIGVDVTPELALKVAQAYGTTLPAGSHVVVSRDNSRAARMLKRAVVAGLNSTGIHCRDLRVASPAVARFTTRDTRCVGGVHVCASTHDIQGVEIQFFDKHGMDLAPAAEKKVERLYFRGEFRRAFLDEVGEIIYPPRALEYYGTGLRDALHERGCRDRWMRVVADMGGGVTSLILPQVASGWRLNLVALNPIPDAERTFVSDLERRESIEAMQRDVDVFSADMGVMFDAGGERVTLITPKGRVLDGDTALHALVDLWCRTDDRGLGVAVPATASLVVERIAEAAGRQVVRTARSVRALAEAVAGDGVGFAGTRTGGYLFRDFLAAPDAVMALGALACMLDSADTDLDAVADALPECHLRERQVFCPIDRKGAVMRTVTESVAGEETRLEDGVRVMLDGGWALVLPDAVEPVVHVFADGPDADAADANLERYVALVADGIGAEA
- the corA gene encoding magnesium/cobalt transporter CorA, which encodes MAQVTVRALYEEGLLVGGEEMLDQVGGAKAAWVDVFEPDEASMESVAREFRLHPLAVEDCLHYPQRPKLESYGDSVFLIWIVPEGRIGDGLDMNELDAFLGQRWLVTVHREPVDAADRVASEAEAHLSRGVDWVLHALLDLTVDKVFPILDEVSDRLEALEDRMLERAERTDLGDLLEAKRMLVRIHKAIVPERDILRELVREEQLVSQEAYRYFQDVGDHLARVEDGVETYRDVASGAMDVYLSAVSNRMNEIMKQLTVVATIFMPLTLISGIYGMNVLAGMWPPSEAVWSFPLIIAGMLLIALGMGLYFRRKNWW
- a CDS encoding CDP-alcohol phosphatidyltransferase family protein; the protein is MAAVRGGLVVPAHHRRHAPDRARHGPVLPEEELVVDEHAEEHGRPAPAAVPHADHSHDVYTVANIITVLRLVLVPFAFAVLIEGVNDLVAFILYAFAASTDWLDGQIARRTGTVTAIGKAIDPLVDRLLLASGVIGLYVVDRLPAWVMVVLVMRDAYLLYGAWRLEHHHLRLPVTFAGKATTAVLLGGFSLLILGWPVLTGAGLIASPWFPGLGSEPAGAGIWLVYAGLAMSLGTAAHYTVIARRAVKAATGPGSGAPAPQGGGSR